The following proteins are co-located in the Echinicola sp. 20G genome:
- a CDS encoding IS110 family transposase — translation MDTEVSPKLFIGIDVHKRQWSVCIFTANCHHKTFSQAPDPKALKSYLDKFFPKHKIICCYEACKFGFWIYRDLNSFGYECLVINPADLPTTNKESSEKTDPVDSRKMAKALRAGLLRGIHVPTLETEGDRQLFRYRKRLWADLVRVKNRIKDKLLQNGVETPPKYDNPYWTKDFLDWLAVVELPSDSSRLVMDLLLDQFEFTYRHFLKVSISVRALQRKAKYKTNSKLLRQIPGIGPLTTVQLLTEIEDIHRFRNFKHFNSYIGLKPMVHSSGESDRKGYMTYRHHQGLRSSLIECAWTTVQRDPVMLNRYEELLQRHTGKRAIVIIARKLLSRIYNVLKTGEPYQVGYST, via the coding sequence ATGGACACCGAAGTTTCTCCTAAGTTATTCATTGGTATTGATGTTCACAAGCGCCAGTGGAGCGTTTGCATTTTTACTGCCAATTGCCATCATAAAACTTTCAGTCAGGCACCTGATCCCAAAGCCCTGAAGTCTTATTTGGATAAGTTTTTCCCAAAACATAAGATCATCTGCTGTTATGAGGCATGTAAGTTCGGGTTTTGGATCTATAGGGACCTGAACTCTTTCGGGTATGAATGCCTGGTGATCAATCCAGCAGATCTTCCTACGACCAACAAAGAGAGCAGTGAAAAAACCGATCCTGTGGACAGCCGAAAAATGGCCAAAGCACTCCGGGCAGGACTATTACGAGGAATCCACGTTCCAACACTTGAAACCGAAGGGGATCGTCAACTCTTCCGTTATCGAAAGAGACTTTGGGCAGATCTGGTCCGGGTGAAAAACAGGATCAAGGACAAACTACTTCAAAACGGGGTAGAAACACCTCCTAAATACGATAATCCTTATTGGACTAAGGACTTTCTCGACTGGCTAGCAGTAGTTGAACTCCCTTCGGACAGCAGCCGACTTGTAATGGATTTATTGCTCGACCAATTTGAATTTACCTACCGTCACTTTTTGAAGGTCTCCATTTCTGTCCGTGCGCTTCAGCGAAAGGCAAAATACAAGACAAACTCCAAGCTGCTGAGGCAGATTCCTGGAATAGGACCCTTGACAACAGTCCAGTTACTCACTGAGATTGAGGATATCCATCGCTTCAGGAATTTCAAACACTTCAACAGCTATATCGGGCTCAAACCGATGGTCCATTCCAGCGGTGAATCAGACCGAAAAGGATACATGACTTATCGCCATCATCAAGGACTGAGAAGCTCACTGATCGAATGTGCCTGGACTACTGTCCAACGAGACCCGGTGATGCTGAACCGATATGAGGAATTGCTTCAAAGGCATACAGGCAAACGAGCCATAGTGATCATAGCAAGAAAATTACTTTCCAGAATATATAATGTCCTAAAAACTGGTGAACCTTACCAGGTAGGGTATTCAACTTAG
- a CDS encoding FadR/GntR family transcriptional regulator — MTFQQIGQAKSLSQRVEEELTRAIREGEYQPGQKIPTEHKLGEIFQVSRTAIREAIKTLSAKGIVEVRKGSGAYVSEISVQNASKMLNMFFELSSDADLMLQTIEARRVLEPRIAAEAAIKRNKEDLLLLEQNMMEMRDCPLEDKKAEAELDNDFHRILLSITGNKVLELLLGPVFSLMPKYKMNVFAKPASGNLEAEKAIMLKHHQNILDAVSRQDPAGAHEAIEKHLHETRKNFLHFTRSVDRA; from the coding sequence ATGACATTTCAGCAAATAGGACAAGCAAAATCCCTGAGTCAAAGGGTGGAAGAGGAACTTACCCGGGCCATTCGAGAGGGTGAGTACCAGCCCGGGCAAAAAATTCCCACTGAGCATAAGTTGGGGGAGATTTTCCAGGTGAGCCGGACAGCTATTCGGGAAGCCATCAAAACCTTGAGTGCAAAGGGAATAGTAGAAGTTCGGAAAGGTAGCGGGGCATATGTTTCTGAAATCAGCGTACAGAATGCCTCCAAGATGCTGAATATGTTTTTTGAGCTTTCCTCAGATGCTGACTTGATGCTGCAGACCATTGAGGCCAGGCGGGTTTTGGAGCCTAGAATTGCTGCCGAAGCAGCGATAAAGCGAAATAAGGAAGACCTGTTGCTGTTGGAGCAAAACATGATGGAAATGAGGGACTGTCCTTTGGAGGACAAAAAGGCAGAAGCAGAATTGGATAATGACTTTCACCGAATTTTACTGTCGATTACCGGCAACAAAGTACTGGAATTATTGCTGGGGCCTGTTTTTAGCCTTATGCCGAAATACAAGATGAATGTTTTTGCTAAGCCAGCATCAGGAAATTTGGAAGCAGAAAAGGCCATTATGCTTAAGCATCATCAAAATATTTTAGATGCAGTCTCCAGACAGGATCCAGCGGGAGCTCATGAGGCCATAGAAAAGCACCTGCACGAAACCCGTAAAAACTTTCTGCATTTTACCCGATCCGTTGATCGCGCCTAG
- a CDS encoding bifunctional 4-hydroxy-2-oxoglutarate aldolase/2-dehydro-3-deoxy-phosphogluconate aldolase has translation MNRKEIRQIILQEKLIAILRSKNTEEMATLVSGLVAGGVKVLEVTSNSKDFEKMIAENRQRFPDVLIGAGTIINGELARQSVAAGAQFLVSPNTNAEVIAVAHVNDIPVVMGALTPTEIGEALDRGADVIKLFPAGNFGPGYLKAIKAPFDQAPVFAVGGIHLDNLEEWMDAGADGLGLGSVLTQFEEEQITEALVAGNARKFIEKMKRYA, from the coding sequence ATGAACAGAAAAGAAATTCGCCAAATTATTCTTCAGGAAAAGTTGATTGCCATCCTTCGGTCCAAAAATACCGAAGAGATGGCCACGCTAGTCAGTGGCCTGGTCGCAGGCGGTGTGAAGGTGTTGGAAGTGACTTCCAATTCCAAAGATTTTGAAAAAATGATTGCTGAAAACCGACAGCGTTTTCCTGATGTTTTGATAGGTGCCGGAACCATTATCAATGGAGAGCTTGCCAGGCAATCCGTAGCGGCCGGAGCACAATTTTTGGTTTCGCCCAACACCAATGCTGAAGTGATTGCGGTAGCACATGTGAATGATATTCCTGTGGTCATGGGGGCATTGACCCCGACAGAAATCGGAGAAGCTTTGGATAGGGGGGCTGATGTGATCAAGCTCTTCCCTGCCGGCAACTTTGGGCCGGGTTATTTGAAAGCCATCAAGGCTCCCTTTGACCAAGCGCCTGTTTTTGCAGTGGGAGGGATCCACCTGGACAATTTGGAAGAATGGATGGATGCCGGCGCTGATGGGCTAGGTTTAGGGAGTGTGTTGACCCAATTTGAAGAAGAGCAAATCACCGAAGCATTGGTGGCAGGGAATGCGCGTAAGTTTATCGAAAAAATGAAGCGATATGCATAA
- a CDS encoding glycoside hydrolase family 2 TIM barrel-domain containing protein, which produces MKPNNLTACKKGLTFGLSFLLTLFSLQLTAQETEKMLLSGKDSKHTVDWDFYCTGGRNSGYWTKIAVPAHWEQEGFGTYNYGRDYVTYGRSFRFADEKGMYKRTFEVPADWSNKKVEIVFEGSMTDTEVKINGQLAGEIHQGAFYRFKYDITDKLKFGEENLIEVTVSKMSADHSVNRAERYADYWIFGGIFRPVYLQALPQQHIQQAAIIAEADGSFATEVTLNGLKKNAELQAIVTDSKGQTLGTITEKVKKGNSTIRLSRQFDNIQAWTSETPHLYHVQVALVQNGETIHTLTERFGFRTIEIKEGDGIYLNGTKIKLKGVNRHAFWPETGRSLTPEIDLNDVLMIKEMNMNAVRMSHYPPDPSFLDYCDSLGLYVMDELAGWQNAYNTEPGAKLVKELVERDLNHPSIIFWSNGNEGGTNKELDDDFDLYDPSKRPVLHAHHRPGNAHNGIDTDHYENYKSLQNKLKDSLIYMPTEFLHGQDDGGGASGLSDYWELMWDSKMSGGGFLWVLADEGIIRTDIHNKIDVNRLNAPDGLVGPFRQKEGSFYAIREIYSPIKIHEVSELDAWDGTLEMENRYHFTNLNEINFEWKLVTFKGIGAAQTGLEVISSGELKGPDLAPTDSTAFKLPLPANWKAQEALMLTAYDPQGEEIYTWSWPLQPNKKLMTQTIMADQGKNDTAIEDQDSLLTISGGGFALTFNKADGMLVKIKKPSGPELSFQNGPVFTEGSSQVTEVSYEQEGKDAVFKVNYEGPMNFAEWRIASNGWVTLNYEYELPEGKYAYPGISFDYPESNVISAKWLGKGPYRVWKNRPQGRFNQHQNLYNDTHTGATPWDYPEFKGYFGDVAWMEINTAQGKFYVVAKERNLYVRLFDFYGISGPRGYPTLPSGDISFLDGIPALGSKLALGITGRASVYGPMGENTYLNGPVNRTLYFYFGILQE; this is translated from the coding sequence ATGAAACCTAATAACCTGACAGCCTGTAAAAAAGGGCTGACCTTTGGATTAAGCTTTTTATTGACTTTATTTTCACTTCAACTTACCGCCCAAGAAACAGAGAAAATGCTGCTCAGTGGCAAAGACAGCAAGCATACTGTAGATTGGGATTTTTACTGCACAGGTGGCAGAAACAGTGGTTACTGGACCAAAATTGCCGTGCCAGCCCACTGGGAACAGGAAGGTTTTGGCACCTATAATTACGGCAGAGACTATGTCACCTATGGCAGAAGTTTCCGCTTTGCAGATGAAAAGGGCATGTACAAGCGCACTTTTGAGGTTCCTGCTGATTGGAGCAATAAAAAAGTGGAAATCGTTTTTGAAGGTTCCATGACCGATACAGAGGTCAAGATCAATGGCCAATTGGCAGGAGAAATACACCAAGGAGCTTTCTACCGCTTTAAATATGACATCACAGACAAACTCAAGTTTGGGGAAGAAAACCTGATCGAGGTGACCGTCAGTAAAATGTCTGCAGATCACTCGGTCAATCGGGCCGAACGTTACGCAGATTACTGGATCTTTGGGGGAATCTTCAGACCAGTTTACCTGCAGGCACTGCCCCAACAACATATCCAGCAAGCTGCTATTATCGCAGAAGCTGATGGATCATTTGCTACAGAAGTAACCCTTAATGGCTTGAAAAAAAATGCGGAGCTCCAAGCCATCGTGACGGACAGCAAAGGCCAAACCCTAGGAACAATTACTGAAAAAGTCAAAAAAGGCAATTCCACGATTCGATTGTCCAGGCAGTTTGACAATATCCAAGCATGGACTTCTGAGACGCCACACTTGTACCATGTCCAAGTGGCTTTGGTACAAAATGGGGAAACCATCCATACCCTTACCGAACGATTTGGCTTTAGGACCATCGAAATCAAAGAGGGAGATGGCATCTACCTAAATGGCACCAAGATAAAACTCAAAGGGGTTAACAGACATGCTTTTTGGCCTGAAACAGGCAGGTCACTCACTCCGGAAATCGACCTGAATGATGTCCTGATGATCAAGGAAATGAACATGAATGCGGTAAGGATGTCCCATTATCCGCCAGACCCTTCTTTCTTGGATTACTGCGACTCCTTGGGCCTTTACGTGATGGATGAACTCGCAGGATGGCAAAATGCCTATAACACGGAACCTGGCGCCAAGTTGGTCAAAGAATTGGTTGAAAGGGACCTCAACCACCCTTCCATCATCTTCTGGAGCAATGGCAATGAAGGAGGCACCAACAAGGAACTGGATGATGATTTTGACCTGTATGATCCTTCCAAAAGGCCAGTGCTACATGCCCATCACCGCCCTGGAAATGCACACAACGGGATCGACACCGATCACTATGAGAATTACAAAAGCCTTCAAAACAAACTGAAAGACTCCCTGATTTATATGCCCACAGAATTTTTGCATGGGCAGGATGATGGCGGTGGGGCTTCCGGACTTTCCGATTATTGGGAACTGATGTGGGATTCCAAAATGTCTGGAGGTGGCTTCCTTTGGGTGCTTGCCGATGAGGGAATCATCCGTACAGATATCCACAACAAAATTGATGTCAACAGACTGAATGCCCCTGATGGTTTGGTGGGTCCTTTCCGTCAAAAGGAAGGTAGCTTTTACGCCATTCGGGAAATCTATTCGCCGATCAAAATCCACGAAGTATCCGAATTGGATGCTTGGGACGGGACTTTGGAAATGGAAAACCGCTATCATTTCACCAACCTCAATGAGATCAACTTTGAGTGGAAACTGGTTACGTTCAAGGGAATAGGCGCAGCACAAACCGGCCTAGAGGTAATTAGTTCTGGTGAATTAAAAGGCCCTGATTTAGCACCCACCGACAGTACAGCCTTCAAACTTCCCCTACCAGCCAACTGGAAAGCACAGGAAGCTTTGATGCTGACTGCTTATGATCCCCAAGGTGAGGAAATCTATACCTGGTCATGGCCATTACAGCCCAACAAAAAATTGATGACCCAAACCATTATGGCTGATCAAGGGAAAAATGATACCGCCATAGAGGATCAAGATAGCTTGCTGACCATCAGTGGCGGAGGTTTTGCTTTGACTTTCAACAAGGCTGACGGGATGTTGGTGAAAATCAAAAAACCATCTGGCCCTGAGCTTTCCTTCCAAAATGGTCCAGTATTTACAGAAGGAAGCAGCCAGGTCACTGAGGTGAGTTATGAGCAAGAGGGCAAAGATGCGGTCTTCAAAGTAAACTATGAAGGGCCTATGAACTTCGCGGAATGGCGCATTGCTTCCAATGGCTGGGTAACGCTGAATTATGAATACGAACTTCCAGAAGGAAAATATGCTTACCCGGGCATCAGTTTTGATTACCCGGAATCCAATGTCATCAGTGCCAAATGGCTGGGCAAGGGTCCTTACAGGGTATGGAAAAACCGTCCCCAAGGCCGATTTAACCAACATCAAAACCTTTATAACGACACCCACACGGGGGCTACTCCTTGGGACTATCCGGAGTTCAAAGGCTACTTTGGGGATGTTGCCTGGATGGAGATCAATACCGCCCAAGGCAAATTCTATGTGGTGGCCAAAGAACGCAACCTTTATGTGAGGTTGTTTGACTTCTATGGGATTTCTGGACCAAGGGGCTATCCCACCCTTCCTAGCGGCGATATTTCCTTTTTGGATGGCATTCCTGCCCTGGGAAGCAAACTGGCACTGGGAATTACAGGCCGGGCATCCGTTTATGGTCCCATGGGTGAAAACACTTATCTCAATGGCCCTGTCAATCGGACCCTTTATTTCTATTTTGGTATCCTCCAAGAGTAG
- a CDS encoding type II toxin-antitoxin system PemK/MazF family toxin, protein MQIKQFEIWIADLNPQIGTEPGKTRPVLTIQTDLLNKIPHPSTIVCPITTNVKKDSEILRVHLKKGTANLHQACDIMIDQIRAIDNKRLTKRLGVLPDELIELVKENIQIVLDLE, encoded by the coding sequence ATGCAGATTAAGCAATTTGAAATTTGGATAGCAGATTTAAATCCGCAGATTGGAACTGAACCGGGTAAAACAAGACCAGTTTTAACGATACAAACAGATCTACTCAACAAGATTCCTCACCCTTCAACTATTGTTTGTCCGATAACAACTAACGTAAAAAAGGATTCTGAGATATTAAGGGTGCACCTTAAAAAAGGAACTGCCAACTTACATCAGGCTTGTGATATTATGATTGACCAGATTCGAGCGATTGATAATAAACGATTGACAAAAAGACTTGGAGTTTTACCGGATGAACTGATTGAATTGGTAAAAGAAAATATTCAAATTGTGCTTGACCTTGAATAA
- a CDS encoding GntP family permease, with protein sequence MTYLIALVISLTLLVLGIVKFKVHPFFMLLLTALAYGFISGMSSAEIIDAVNNGFGDILGKIGLIILFGVTIGTILEKSGGALVIANRILQLIGKKSLHMAMMLTGYFLSIPVFADSALMMMNPLNKTLSKKAGVSYAGTTAALSMGLTASHVMVPPTPGPIAAAGILGANLGDVISWGLLISGLSLFTCYWYAVKVTSKLKLPITMDVVTAPAEQPGLWKSVMAVIVPLILILIKSVLEYPSLELEPNFWVNVFTFLGTPVIALFVGVLLALTLPKKLDETVFASTGWIGESLKVAAPIILITGAGGIFGKMLQNSGIAEVITTGFDGAKWGLFFPFLLAACLKTTQGSSTVALVTTASICAPLMPALGLNQPFMQTMTVLAIGAGSSVASHVNDSFFWVLTQLTGMSVKQGYQVQTAGTFIFGTTAMFLIFLITQLIG encoded by the coding sequence ATGACCTATTTGATCGCTTTGGTGATTTCCCTGACCCTTTTGGTATTGGGGATTGTGAAATTCAAGGTTCATCCTTTTTTCATGCTTCTCCTGACGGCTTTGGCCTATGGATTTATATCCGGTATGAGCTCTGCGGAAATCATCGATGCGGTCAATAATGGTTTTGGGGATATTTTGGGGAAAATAGGACTTATCATTCTCTTTGGGGTAACCATTGGAACCATCTTGGAAAAGTCGGGAGGGGCCTTGGTCATCGCCAACCGCATTTTGCAATTGATCGGTAAAAAATCATTGCATATGGCCATGATGCTGACAGGCTATTTCCTGTCCATTCCGGTTTTTGCGGACAGTGCCCTGATGATGATGAATCCTTTGAACAAGACCCTTTCCAAGAAAGCCGGAGTTTCCTATGCTGGAACAACCGCGGCCTTATCCATGGGCTTGACGGCTTCCCATGTGATGGTGCCGCCTACGCCGGGACCGATTGCAGCGGCCGGGATATTGGGTGCCAACCTCGGTGATGTGATCAGTTGGGGGCTACTGATCAGTGGGCTTTCCCTGTTTACCTGCTATTGGTATGCGGTGAAGGTGACCTCCAAACTCAAATTGCCCATTACAATGGATGTGGTGACTGCACCAGCGGAGCAGCCTGGACTTTGGAAGTCGGTTATGGCCGTGATTGTTCCCCTGATTTTGATTTTGATCAAGTCGGTATTGGAATATCCGTCGCTGGAACTGGAACCCAATTTCTGGGTAAATGTATTTACCTTTTTAGGAACGCCCGTAATCGCTTTGTTTGTTGGCGTCCTCTTGGCTTTGACGCTTCCCAAAAAACTGGATGAGACAGTTTTTGCCTCGACTGGCTGGATAGGAGAATCCCTGAAAGTGGCCGCACCTATTATATTGATTACGGGAGCGGGGGGGATTTTTGGTAAGATGCTCCAAAACTCCGGCATTGCAGAGGTGATTACTACTGGATTTGATGGGGCTAAATGGGGCTTGTTTTTTCCTTTTTTGTTGGCAGCCTGTCTGAAAACCACCCAAGGTTCTTCAACGGTGGCTTTGGTGACCACGGCTTCCATTTGTGCGCCACTGATGCCAGCTTTGGGTTTGAACCAACCTTTTATGCAGACCATGACGGTGTTGGCCATAGGGGCAGGCTCTTCGGTGGCTTCCCATGTGAATGATAGTTTCTTTTGGGTTTTGACCCAGTTGACTGGTATGAGTGTCAAACAAGGGTATCAGGTGCAAACAGCCGGAACCTTTATCTTTGGCACCACCGCCATGTTTTTGATTTTCCTGATCACCCAATTAATCGGATAG
- the dgoD gene encoding galactonate dehydratase, producing MHKDLKIEEIVLYKVPPRWLFVKITTKSGLVGWGEPVVEGKADTVAACVEEMKPYLLGRSANEIEDIWQVLYRGGFYRGGPILMSAISGIDQALWDLKGKYLNVPVYELLGGAVRQKMKMYCWIGGDHPEVVLEQAQEKVDAGYKAVKMNATGALEWVASVPDVKKVADNIRLIRETFGDKLDVGLDFHGRVHKPMVKRLIDELGPYGPLFIEEPVLPENNDALKHIYQYSSIPIATGERMFSRWDFKEILHQGVVDIIQPDLSHAGGISEVRRIAAMAEAYDVTLAPHCPLGPVSLAAALQVDFVSANAIIQESSLGIHYNKGFDLLDYVSNPEVFALEDGCIQLFNKPGLGVEINEEKLKEGQKIGHAWSNPIWRNDDGNFAEW from the coding sequence ATGCATAAAGATCTCAAAATAGAAGAAATAGTCCTTTACAAAGTACCTCCTCGGTGGCTTTTTGTGAAAATTACTACTAAATCCGGCCTTGTGGGTTGGGGAGAGCCAGTGGTAGAAGGCAAGGCAGATACGGTGGCGGCCTGTGTGGAAGAAATGAAACCGTATTTGTTGGGAAGGTCTGCCAATGAAATTGAGGATATTTGGCAGGTACTTTATCGGGGTGGTTTCTATCGGGGTGGTCCGATTCTGATGAGTGCCATTTCTGGTATTGACCAAGCGCTATGGGACCTCAAAGGTAAATACTTGAATGTCCCTGTTTACGAATTGCTGGGAGGTGCGGTGCGTCAAAAGATGAAGATGTATTGCTGGATTGGTGGAGATCATCCAGAAGTGGTTTTGGAGCAGGCACAGGAAAAAGTTGATGCTGGCTATAAGGCAGTGAAGATGAATGCCACGGGCGCCTTGGAATGGGTTGCTTCTGTCCCGGATGTGAAGAAAGTGGCAGACAATATCCGCTTGATTCGGGAAACTTTTGGGGATAAGCTCGATGTGGGATTGGATTTTCACGGTCGCGTCCACAAGCCGATGGTGAAAAGGTTGATAGATGAATTAGGGCCGTATGGTCCCTTGTTTATTGAGGAGCCCGTCCTGCCGGAAAACAATGATGCCTTAAAACATATCTACCAATATTCTTCTATTCCGATCGCTACAGGTGAAAGGATGTTTTCCCGTTGGGATTTTAAGGAAATCCTGCATCAGGGCGTGGTGGACATTATTCAGCCTGACCTGAGCCATGCAGGGGGCATTTCGGAAGTCAGGCGGATCGCTGCCATGGCGGAAGCTTATGATGTGACCCTGGCGCCGCATTGCCCCTTGGGCCCTGTTTCTCTGGCAGCAGCCCTACAAGTGGACTTTGTCTCAGCCAATGCCATCATTCAGGAAAGCAGTTTGGGCATCCATTATAACAAAGGCTTTGACCTGTTGGACTATGTGTCCAATCCGGAAGTCTTTGCGTTGGAGGATGGTTGCATTCAGTTGTTCAATAAGCCTGGCTTAGGGGTGGAAATCAATGAAGAAAAGCTCAAAGAAGGCCAGAAAATAGGACACGCCTGGTCGAATCCCATTTGGAGAAATGACGATGGGAATTTTGCGGAATGGTAA
- a CDS encoding response regulator, which translates to MRILFIEDHPLKQAQIHKFINEKLGINSIVTKNSYISGLKELIRNFEDYDMLLLDISMPNYDISSEDSGGAWMPLAGKKILKEMYLRDIPTKAIVVTMHGSFDDGTKIAELDKELKDQFSENYIGYVFYSQINEEWQEKLSQLLNI; encoded by the coding sequence ATGAGAATACTATTTATAGAAGATCACCCTCTGAAACAAGCCCAAATTCACAAATTCATTAATGAAAAATTGGGTATCAATTCTATTGTTACAAAAAACTCATACATAAGTGGATTGAAAGAATTGATCCGAAATTTCGAAGACTATGACATGCTATTGCTGGATATCAGTATGCCGAACTATGATATTTCTTCTGAAGACAGCGGAGGAGCATGGATGCCCTTGGCTGGGAAAAAAATACTTAAAGAAATGTACTTGAGGGACATCCCTACTAAAGCCATTGTTGTCACAATGCACGGAAGTTTTGATGACGGGACTAAAATAGCCGAGCTCGATAAAGAACTAAAAGATCAGTTTTCTGAAAACTATATAGGTTATGTTTTCTATTCTCAAATTAACGAAGAATGGCAAGAAAAACTCTCTCAACTTTTAAATATTTGA
- a CDS encoding YoaK family protein, whose protein sequence is MLSKYSNSRTLGDNIKLGALTAFSAGMVNVISVIIFFAFTSNVTGHYAVLAEEIAKGNWYQAGVVASWILLFFFGGFTANLIIINFNKTYTYLAHAVPIILEIICLLIVGSYIQFYYQETLVETEILVGLMLFAMGIQNGLTASISNSAVKTTHLTGLTTDLGMLFSMFTKKEFRENKALRGKAKIQMAIMTSYLSGGVAAGLVYLNIGYNVFYIVCLFLLVVIGYDFYKLKVSMYMSARQPFLRIQYLSGMHRNRKRKRKDLQNA, encoded by the coding sequence ATGCTGAGTAAGTATAGCAACAGTCGGACCTTAGGAGATAATATCAAGCTGGGAGCCTTGACGGCCTTTTCTGCCGGGATGGTCAATGTGATCTCGGTCATTATCTTCTTTGCGTTTACATCGAATGTCACGGGACACTATGCGGTGTTGGCGGAGGAAATCGCCAAGGGGAATTGGTACCAGGCTGGGGTGGTGGCCTCCTGGATATTGCTGTTCTTTTTTGGAGGTTTCACTGCCAACCTTATCATTATCAATTTCAACAAAACCTACACTTACCTGGCCCATGCGGTGCCCATTATCCTGGAAATCATTTGTTTGCTGATTGTGGGCAGCTATATCCAGTTTTATTACCAGGAAACCTTAGTGGAAACGGAGATTTTGGTGGGTTTGATGCTCTTTGCCATGGGGATCCAAAACGGGTTGACAGCCAGTATTTCCAATTCAGCCGTGAAGACCACCCATTTGACCGGCTTGACCACCGATTTGGGTATGCTGTTTTCGATGTTTACCAAAAAGGAATTTCGGGAAAACAAAGCCCTAAGGGGGAAAGCCAAAATACAAATGGCCATCATGACTTCTTACCTGTCTGGCGGGGTTGCGGCTGGTTTGGTTTACCTTAACATCGGGTACAATGTATTCTATATTGTCTGCCTGTTCTTGTTGGTGGTGATCGGATATGATTTTTATAAGCTAAAAGTGTCGATGTATATGAGTGCGCGACAGCCTTTTTTGCGGATCCAGTACCTGTCCGGTATGCATCGGAACAGGAAAAGAAAAAGAAAAGACCTACAAAATGCCTAA